From Styela clava chromosome 6, kaStyClav1.hap1.2, whole genome shotgun sequence, one genomic window encodes:
- the LOC144424289 gene encoding uncharacterized protein LOC144424289, translating to MGFRIQYKFTECIKVPTIRNEVGNVSTIINNLTWTKPTFDTTQTESSKETVNTNTERILSTSGMSQSTLIILLSIPEFILVSIMVVAGIVFYRERRSRLSAQTNTAQGTVSNSTEMRNIDSARQNGGSGIDGYETFQPVPSGGYEEVQPATDGYEKVQIRATAQEQESGYKATYANIA from the exons TGCCAACAATAAGAAATGAAGTAGGAAATGTGTCTACAATCATCAATAATTTGACATGGACAAAGCCAACGTTCGATACAACCCAGACAGAGTCGTCAAAAG AAACAGTCAACACTAACACTGAAAGAATTTTGAGCACAAGCGGAATGAGTCAATCAACTCTGATAATTCTCCTCTCCATACCAGAATTTATCCTCGTTTCAATCATGGTCGTGGCTGGGATTGTATTCTACAGAGAAAGACG atcCCGACTCTCCGCTCAAACCAATACAGCACAGGGAACTGTTTCTAATTCGACTGAAATGAGGAACATCGATTCTGCGAGACAAAACGGAGGTTCAG GTATTGATGGCTATGAAACATTTCAACCTGTGCCATCTGGTGGATATGAAGAGGTGCAACCAGCAACTGACGGCTACGAGAAAGTGCAAATAAGGGCAACAGCTCAGGAACAAGAGAGCGGATATAAAGCCACGTATGCGAATATTGCATAA